A stretch of the Streptomyces sp. NBC_00078 genome encodes the following:
- a CDS encoding oxidoreductase yields MRRTFRTVAAGAVCSAALAALAAVPAQAQEPESRAPHWELKDTGAGDVRFRGLSAASRNTAWVAGTGGTVLRTTDGGASWRNVSPPGAAELQFRDIEAFDARRAVVLAIGEGEASRVYRTDDGGATWTESFRNTDAKAFYDCLTFFDSRHGLAMSDPVDGRFRILSTGDGGRSWKVLPSDGMPAALDGEAGFAASGQCLVASGPSDVWLATGGGAHARVLHSRDRGRTWTAAGTPIPAGDPAKGVFALAFRDRTHGLAVGGDYRPDQSSPQAAARTGDSGRTWQPAAEPPSAYRSGAAWLPHSRTAALAVGPTGTDLTTDGGRTWRTVDTGSYDTVDCTADLGCWAAGEQGRVARLQR; encoded by the coding sequence ATGAGACGTACGTTTCGCACGGTGGCCGCGGGGGCGGTGTGCTCGGCGGCTCTGGCCGCCCTGGCCGCCGTACCCGCGCAGGCGCAGGAGCCGGAGAGCCGGGCGCCGCACTGGGAACTCAAGGACACCGGCGCGGGCGATGTGCGCTTCCGTGGGCTGTCGGCCGCCAGCCGGAACACCGCGTGGGTGGCCGGAACCGGGGGCACCGTGCTGCGCACCACGGACGGCGGGGCGAGCTGGCGGAACGTGTCGCCGCCGGGCGCGGCCGAACTGCAGTTCCGGGACATCGAGGCGTTCGACGCGCGGCGGGCCGTGGTGCTGGCCATCGGCGAGGGCGAGGCATCCCGCGTGTACCGCACCGACGACGGCGGCGCGACCTGGACCGAGTCCTTCCGCAACACCGACGCCAAGGCGTTCTACGACTGCCTCACCTTCTTCGACAGCCGCCATGGCCTCGCGATGAGCGACCCGGTGGACGGCAGGTTCCGCATCCTGTCGACCGGTGACGGCGGCCGCTCCTGGAAGGTGCTCCCGAGCGACGGCATGCCGGCCGCGCTGGACGGCGAGGCGGGCTTCGCCGCGAGCGGCCAGTGCCTGGTCGCCTCCGGCCCGTCGGACGTCTGGCTGGCCACCGGAGGCGGCGCACACGCGCGCGTGCTGCACTCCCGCGACCGCGGCCGGACCTGGACGGCGGCCGGCACACCGATCCCAGCGGGCGACCCGGCCAAGGGCGTCTTCGCCCTCGCCTTCCGCGACCGCACGCACGGGCTCGCCGTCGGCGGAGACTACCGGCCCGACCAGTCCTCCCCACAGGCCGCCGCACGCACCGGCGACAGCGGCCGCACCTGGCAGCCCGCCGCCGAGCCGCCGTCCGCCTACCGCTCCGGCGCCGCCTGGCTCCCGCACAGCCGCACCGCGGCCCTCGCGGTCGGCCCCACCGGCACCGACCTGACCACCGACGGCGGCCGCACCTGGCGGACGGTCGACACCGGCTCGTACGACACCGTGGACTGCACCGCCGACCTCGGCTGCTGGGCCGCGGGGGAGCAGGGACGGGTCGCGCGCCTGCAACGGTGA
- a CDS encoding YciI family protein has product MFVLELTYTAPLDAVDALLEAHVAWLDEQFAKGVFLAAGRKEPRDGGIILALFEDRAQAEELTAGDPFSTGGVCTYRIIEFVAARTAPALEQYRATSG; this is encoded by the coding sequence ATGTTCGTACTGGAGCTGACCTACACCGCCCCGCTGGACGCCGTCGACGCGCTGCTCGAGGCCCATGTGGCATGGCTCGACGAGCAGTTCGCGAAAGGCGTCTTCCTCGCGGCCGGGCGCAAGGAGCCCCGCGACGGCGGGATCATCCTCGCCCTGTTCGAGGACCGCGCACAGGCCGAGGAACTCACCGCCGGCGACCCGTTCTCGACCGGCGGCGTGTGCACATACCGCATCATCGAGTTCGTGGCCGCCCGGACGGCACCGGCGCTGGAGCAGTACCGCGCGACGTCCGGCTGA
- a CDS encoding trans-acting enoyl reductase family protein, with the protein MSRMNGADRPYDIVLFGATGFVGTLTAQYLAAHSPEGLRWAIAGRSERKLEQLRERLPGGEHVGVERADVADPASLRALAEHARVVATTVGPYVTYGEELVAACADTGADYLDLCGEPEFVDLTYVRHDARARETGARLVHACGFDSIPHDLGAYFTVQQLPEGVPLTVDGFVTADAAFSGGTFASALNQFSRVRPMLAAERDRRRNEPRLVGRRAAAPTGLPRFAKEIGAWVLPLPTIDAQIVGRSAKALERYGPDFRYRHYAAVRHLPVAAGGIAAVGGIFAAAQLPPARRWLSDRLKPGEGPSAEKRAKSWFKVRFVGEGGGRRVFTEVAGGDPGYDETARMFAESALSLAFDDLPPTAGQVTTAVAMGDALTGRLREAGITFRVVASR; encoded by the coding sequence ATGAGCAGGATGAACGGGGCGGACCGCCCATACGACATCGTGCTCTTCGGGGCCACGGGCTTCGTCGGGACGCTCACGGCGCAGTACCTCGCCGCGCACTCTCCCGAGGGGCTGCGCTGGGCGATCGCGGGCCGCAGCGAGCGGAAACTGGAGCAGCTGCGCGAGCGGCTGCCCGGCGGCGAGCACGTCGGGGTGGAGCGGGCGGACGTGGCCGACCCGGCCTCGCTGCGCGCACTCGCCGAGCACGCGCGCGTGGTGGCGACGACGGTGGGGCCGTACGTGACGTACGGCGAGGAACTCGTCGCCGCCTGCGCGGACACCGGGGCCGACTACCTGGATCTGTGCGGTGAGCCCGAGTTCGTGGACCTGACGTACGTCCGTCACGACGCACGCGCGCGTGAGACCGGTGCCCGGCTGGTGCACGCCTGCGGCTTCGACTCGATCCCCCACGACCTGGGCGCGTACTTCACCGTCCAGCAGCTGCCGGAGGGAGTGCCGCTGACGGTGGACGGGTTCGTGACGGCGGACGCCGCCTTCTCGGGCGGTACGTTCGCCTCGGCGCTCAACCAGTTCTCACGCGTGCGTCCGATGCTGGCGGCCGAGCGGGACCGTAGGCGGAACGAGCCGCGTCTGGTGGGGAGGCGGGCCGCCGCTCCCACGGGGCTGCCGCGGTTCGCGAAGGAGATCGGCGCGTGGGTGCTGCCGCTGCCGACCATCGACGCCCAGATCGTGGGCCGGTCGGCGAAGGCCCTGGAGCGCTACGGCCCCGACTTCCGCTACCGGCACTACGCGGCGGTGCGGCACCTGCCCGTCGCGGCGGGCGGGATCGCGGCCGTCGGCGGCATCTTCGCGGCCGCCCAACTTCCGCCCGCACGGCGCTGGTTGTCGGACCGGCTCAAGCCCGGCGAGGGTCCGAGCGCCGAGAAGCGCGCGAAGAGCTGGTTCAAGGTCCGCTTCGTGGGCGAGGGCGGCGGGCGCCGGGTGTTCACGGAGGTCGCGGGCGGCGACCCCGGTTACGACGAGACGGCCAGGATGTTCGCCGAGTCGGCGCTGTCGCTGGCCTTCGACGACCTTCCGCCGACGGCCGGCCAGGTGACCACGGCGGTCGCGATGGGCGACGCGCTGACCGGGCGCCTGCGCGAGGCCGGCATCACCTTCCGGGTCGTCGCGAGCCGGTGA
- a CDS encoding plasmid stabilization protein, translated as MPAGSNSKRERQYEHIKESAQDRGESAGRAKEIAARTVNKERARSGEAKSASRTSTQDMSSGRRGGQRSGQGSQGPTRDQLYNEARQRGIEGRSNMNKDQLQRALTAKKG; from the coding sequence ATGCCCGCAGGCTCGAACTCCAAGCGGGAGCGCCAGTACGAGCACATCAAGGAGAGCGCCCAGGACCGGGGCGAGAGCGCCGGACGCGCCAAGGAGATCGCGGCCCGGACGGTCAACAAGGAACGGGCCCGGTCCGGCGAGGCGAAGAGCGCGAGCCGCACGTCGACCCAGGACATGTCGTCCGGCAGGCGGGGCGGACAGCGCTCGGGTCAGGGTTCTCAGGGCCCGACCCGGGACCAGCTGTACAACGAGGCCAGGCAGCGCGGCATCGAAGGCCGTTCGAACATGAACAAGGACCAGCTGCAGCGCGCGCTGACCGCGAAGAAGGGCTGA
- the mmpA gene encoding morphogenic membrane protein MmpA produces MTTHRAPKPLADPNRPVERAVTAVLVLAVLAGLCWIGGMIYTVAGWSV; encoded by the coding sequence ATGACGACGCACCGCGCCCCGAAGCCCCTCGCCGACCCCAACCGTCCCGTCGAGCGCGCCGTGACGGCCGTGCTGGTCCTCGCCGTGCTGGCGGGGCTCTGCTGGATCGGCGGGATGATCTACACGGTGGCGGGGTGGTCGGTGTAG
- a CDS encoding endonuclease V, whose product MTTVRIPAGWPATEDEARAVQDELRGQVVHDEPGPPPGTGHVTGVDVAYDDERDVVAAAAVVLDAASLDVVAEATAVGRISFPYVPGLLAFREIPTVLAALDALPCPPGLVVCDGYGLAHPRRFGLASHLGVLTGLPTIGVAKNPFTFAHDDPGAARGSTSPLLAGSDEVGRALRTRDAVKPVFVSVGHRVSLDNACAHTLALTPAYRLPETTRRADALCRRALQEATPRH is encoded by the coding sequence ATGACGACCGTACGCATTCCCGCGGGCTGGCCTGCGACCGAGGACGAGGCCCGCGCCGTACAGGACGAGCTGCGGGGGCAGGTCGTGCACGACGAGCCGGGACCGCCGCCCGGCACGGGCCACGTCACCGGCGTGGACGTGGCGTACGACGACGAGCGGGACGTCGTCGCGGCCGCGGCAGTCGTCCTGGACGCGGCGAGTCTGGACGTCGTGGCCGAGGCGACGGCCGTCGGCCGGATCTCCTTCCCGTACGTGCCGGGCCTGCTGGCCTTCCGGGAGATCCCCACGGTCCTCGCCGCTCTGGACGCTCTCCCGTGCCCGCCCGGCCTGGTCGTCTGCGACGGCTACGGCCTCGCCCACCCGCGCCGCTTCGGCCTGGCCAGCCACCTCGGCGTCCTGACAGGCCTGCCCACGATCGGCGTCGCCAAGAACCCCTTCACCTTCGCCCACGACGATCCGGGCGCCGCGCGCGGCAGTACGTCACCGCTCCTTGCGGGCAGCGACGAGGTCGGGCGCGCCCTGCGCACCCGGGACGCAGTCAAGCCGGTCTTCGTGTCCGTCGGCCATCGGGTGAGCCTCGACAACGCCTGCGCCCACACCCTGGCGCTGACCCCCGCCTACCGCCTCCCCGAGACGACCCGCAGGGCGGACGCGCTGTGCCGCCGGGCGCTTCAGGAGGCGACGCCGCGCCACTGA
- a CDS encoding SsgA family sporulation/cell division regulator: MSTVIEQPVEARLVAAAPRMSSIPAKLHYDRRDPFAVRMTFPAPATLEGVDVCWTFSRELLTAGLEEPEGHGDVRVRPYGYERIVLEFHAPEGTAVVHVHADEIRRFLDATNHLVPVGLEHLQLDLDHDLAELMREA; the protein is encoded by the coding sequence TTGTCCACCGTCATCGAGCAGCCCGTAGAGGCCCGTCTCGTCGCCGCCGCGCCTCGTATGTCGAGCATCCCGGCGAAGCTGCACTACGACCGACGCGACCCGTTCGCGGTCCGCATGACCTTCCCCGCCCCGGCCACCCTGGAGGGCGTGGACGTCTGCTGGACCTTCTCGCGTGAACTCCTCACGGCCGGCCTGGAGGAGCCCGAGGGCCACGGCGACGTGCGGGTGCGGCCGTACGGCTATGAGCGCATCGTCCTGGAGTTCCACGCCCCCGAGGGCACCGCCGTCGTGCACGTCCACGCGGACGAGATACGCCGTTTCCTCGACGCCACCAACCACCTGGTCCCCGTCGGCCTGGAGCACCTGCAGCTGGACCTGGACCACGACCTGGCGGAGCTGATGCGGGAAGCGTGA